In the Methanoculleus taiwanensis genome, CTTTGAAGGTGAGATCAGGAGACTTGCCCCGGAGTGCGATCTCGGTCTCGTTATCGCACCCGATCACCTCCTCTTCCGGTTCACCCATCTGCTCGAGCAGTTCACCCATAACATCGGGTGCGGAAGCATGAATGCTGCGGTCTGTGCTAATAAACGCCGCACAGCAGGCATCCTTGCAAAGCATGGGATAGCGGTTCCCGAGGAGATACAGAGCGGGAAAAAACTCATCAAGCCCGTTACCGGCTGTGGATCGGTTGGAATCAGACTATCCGACGAAGAGCCGGGAGAGGGTGAGATCGGTCAGCGGTACATCGAGGGCGACCATATCAGCGTGAGCCTCGTAGGAAGCCGGGTAACCGGGAACGTCTGCGAATACCATACCGGCAGACCCCCGCTTCTGCTTGCAGTGAACCGCCAGAAGATCGCAGTCGACGAGAACGGCACGCTCCACTACCTCGGCGGCGAAACGCCCATCCACCCTGAGCGCGAGGAAGAGATCGTCGAGACCGCCACAAAGGCGATGAACGTCCTCGGCTGCCAGGGGTACGCCGGGATCGATCTCATCGTAGCCGACCGCATCTACGTCGTTGATGTCAATCCCCGTCCGACAACAAGCCTGGTCGGGATCGCAGCCGTCATGGAGGAAGAGATCGCCGAGATCCTTGTCGCGGCGTCCCATGGAGAAGGACCCGATACCGTGCACCTCTCCGGGCATGTCTGCTTCGGCAAGGACGGGAGCGTGCGGCAGGCATGATCGGCGTCGATGTCGGCGGGGCAAACCTCAAAGTCGTGGACGATGCGGGCGTGCATATCCACTACTGCCCGCTCTGGCAGGAGGCTCCGCTCACCGAGATGCTCGAAAACTATACAGGCAG is a window encoding:
- a CDS encoding ATP-grasp domain-containing protein, with protein sequence MKAFLAEYTVCNEPMLAREGAAMLSVLRESFEASGYEVVSPEGPDFEGEIRRLAPECDLGLVIAPDHLLFRFTHLLEQFTHNIGCGSMNAAVCANKRRTAGILAKHGIAVPEEIQSGKKLIKPVTGCGSVGIRLSDEEPGEGEIGQRYIEGDHISVSLVGSRVTGNVCEYHTGRPPLLLAVNRQKIAVDENGTLHYLGGETPIHPEREEEIVETATKAMNVLGCQGYAGIDLIVADRIYVVDVNPRPTTSLVGIAAVMEEEIAEILVAASHGEGPDTVHLSGHVCFGKDGSVRQA